The Falco naumanni isolate bFalNau1 chromosome 14, bFalNau1.pat, whole genome shotgun sequence genome includes a window with the following:
- the LOC121097431 gene encoding endothelin receptor type B-like, whose product MRKIPPRPEQGHPSSTVRTSATNFAFQSSMARVPAPTTLAIFLTCLFSGAQSQTPRAFQESTNPFELLSQEQAYSLVQPSLFQDTKLSNHSETLPRSTSSEPPLLPVCVKPADIRHIFKYINTIVSCTIFIVGIIGNSTLLRIIYKNKCMRNGPNVLIASLALGDLLYILIALPINVYKLLAKDWPFGVQVCKLVPFIQKASVGITVLSLCALSIDRYRAVASWSRIQGIGIPMWKAVEVMLIWAVAIVLAVPEAIAFDMVELSYWERHLWVCMLASEQKSSFMMFYRDVKDWWLFGFYFCLPLVCTGIFYSLMSCEMLSKRNGMRIALNDHMKRRREVAKTVFCLVVIFALCWLPLHLSRILKKTIYDQTDPNRCELLSFLLVMDYFGINMASLNSCINPVALYFVSRKFKNCFQSCLCCWCQRPALSITPTDEKGSVGKWKANGQELGLDQSSSRLSNKYSSS is encoded by the exons ATGAGGAAG ATCCCACCAAGACCCGAGCAAGGACATCCCTCGAGCACGGTGAGAACTTCTGCCACCAACTTTGCCTTTCAATCCTCAATGGCAAGAGTCCCAGCTCCCACCACTCTGGCCATTTTCCTGACTTGCCTCTTCTCTGGGGCACAGAGCCAGACCCCAAGGGCTTTTCAGGAGAGCACCAACCCCTTTGAGCTGCTCAGCCAGGAGCAGGCGTACAGCCTGGTCCAGCCAAGCCTGTTCCAGGACACCAAGCTGTCAAACCACTCGGAGACCCTCCCCAGGAGCACCAGCTCTGAGCCGCCCCTGCTGCCCGTGTGCGTGAAGCCTGCGGATATCAGACACATCTTCAAGTACATCAACACCATTGTGTCCTGCACCATCTTCATAGTAGGGATCATCGGGAACTCCACGCTCCTGAGGATCATTTACAAGAACAAGTGTATGAGGAATGGGCCGAATGTCCTCATTGCTAGCTTGGCGCTCGGAGACCTCCTCTACATCCTCATTGCTTTGCCCATCAACGTATATAAG CTCTTGGCAAAGGACTGGCCCTTTGGTGTGCAGGTGTGCAAGCTGGTCCCCTTCATCCAGAAAGCCTCAGTGGGCATCACCGTCCTCAGCCTTTGTGCTCTCAGCATCGACAG GTACCGAGCAGTGGCATCCTGGAGTCGGATCCAGGGGATAGGAATCCCCATGTGGAAGGCAGTGGAGGTGATGCTGATCTGGGCAGTGGCCATTGTGCTCGCAGTCCCTGAAGCTATAGCCTTTGACATGGTGGAGCTCAGCTACTGGGAACGGCACCTGTGGGTGTGCATGCTTGCCTCCGAACAGAAATCCAGCTTCATGATG TTCTACCGGGATGTGAAGGACTGGTGGCTTTTTGGTTTCTATTTCTGCCTCCCCTTGGTATGCACTGGCATCTTCTACAGCCTCATGTCATGCGAGATGTTGAGCAAGAGAAATGGCATGAGAATTGCTCTGAATGACCACATGAAACGG CGCCGGGAGGTGGCCAAGACCGTGTTCTGCCTCGTGGTGATCTTTGCACTCTGCTGGCTGCCGCTCCACCTCAGCCGCATCCTCAAAAAGACCATCTATGACCAGACGGACCCCAACAGATGTGAACTGCTCAG TTTCCTCCTAGTGATGGATTACTTCGGGATCAACATGGCCTCCCTCAACTCCTGCATCAACCCTGTGGCTCTTTACTTCGTCAGTCGGAAATTCAAGAACTGCTTCCAG tcctgcctgtgctgctggtgccagcGACCTGCTCTGAGCATCACACCGACAGATGAGAAGGGCTCTGTTGGGAAGTGGAAAGCCAACGGGCAGGAGCTTGGGCTGGACCAGAGCAGCTCCCGCTTGAGTAACAAGTACAGCTCTTCCTAA